The Puntigrus tetrazona isolate hp1 chromosome 4, ASM1883169v1, whole genome shotgun sequence genome includes a window with the following:
- the uhrf1bp1l gene encoding UHRF1-binding protein 1-like isoform X9 yields MAGLIKKQILKHLSRFAKNLSPDKINLSTLKGEGQLTNLELDEEVLQNMLDLPTWLAINKVFCNKAAIRIPWTKLKTNPITLSLDKVVMEMSTCDEPRPPNGPSPIATASGQSEYGFAEKVVEGISLSINSIVIRISAKAFNASFELSQLQVYSVNTSWTPGDLRYTRILDPTRGEILTFKEVSWQMIRIEADAIQNTEHEVVSAPIRLITNQSKIRVTLKRRMKDCNVIASKLILILDDLLWVLTDSQLKAMVQYAKSLSEAMEKSAAQRKSMAPDTTQVTQAPPSAQQVRTQQASATADQSASMARLFNSYDVRETSHHLQITHLDLHICDDTNAKDRGINKRLDGGAMQLSFSSISVDYYPYHKAGESCMHWMHYGEATKSRENWARCLLDEFKSNVEMLKNAVSGQTQSSPQHGKISTSSSTSFSPPPAPRTQLMSSSIVLRMADFSIYQVSTADQSRSSPQSMISCNKKSLYLPQEMPAIHAEFTEYYFPDGKDYPIPCANLYVQLNALQLVLDSRSLVWLNLFALDLRQSLEQFMELYKLNDSQKPDEHVDIRVDGLMLKLVIPADQEKTQPDQPRSVSVQTSEMVATNTRHSSGCTRSSLEALLQAFQEQPFFTSLCSSFPCSQNSSSVLHSVFQRHAHEQDTRVHDVYRGLAPPSLSTNALKTPAATDLWAVHFSQFWVDYEGSRSGRGRPTPCVDSFPLTLWVCHPARYTQHHERLRAGSGLLPRSESAEIASRLQRKKLLKEYYTTDASPSNMPSNGLHKPHSLDGLFSDSSSSLSIASSSSSNEVDLQMLVHVQKHLSAQVSHGQYVFLLRLQNAVKSLQRTLQQDLEQYGSKRQGPTQPFSACVGVLMKSAEVALLLKPIPQPDSNTSPLDSDVSPSESRATLEAGSEASEGHERPSAAGEGTQNVDQLLCAGTHAINASPLLPSPSPALRKASVDERNSMVSGGRVPSEEKKDLRETSPNGEGHRTEAKGQQSETSQGGTMVVDHISDNSSREWNDKSQGGRLPQSMSSGRLMQGKSQSSFSVSYKNMKKSPSLQSLDDLSIDSYSLEDCDSYSLLERDDVSISGFKEVLNERISTEGSNVTLAQEADEAQSPDAISAASQSIDEPTKDLVSVLVLKIHSVCCSLDLKGDDTAVALEVGRIRPNQLGNVSLRQYLSNRSLGLVSTASVTQSGEGTLSSGSGSDPSAVLLNPEVQVRLESGPGAAVHSPLAEQNGFLQCRLQAFSADFLMTSLRNLALFLEDDSASQVLPMEITIKDTHVNLKDDGPRDNVSEPEATPIAVHIHNLLIHRQDDGSFSIGGAERAADSKLQKAGPVNDSRLSSVPEVPVGVACEPKATQTAPLSPTSPTPSSREQLLVEENECLKLELSKAKMALAEAQMEKDSLQHQMKTLKLTGGGSNS; encoded by the exons ATCCCATGGACCAAGCTGAAGACTAATCCAATCACTTTG TCTTTGGATAAAGTCGTCATGGAGATGAGCACCTGTGACGAGCCTCGCCCTCCCAACGGCCCATCACCCATTGCAACAGCCTCGGGTCAAAG TGAATATGGTTTTGCGGAGAAGGTCGTGGAGggcatctctctctccattaACTCCATAGTAATTCGCATCAGCGCCAAAGCCTTTAACGCCTCCTTTGAGCTCTCGCAGCTCCAGGTATACAGCGTTAACACCAGCTGGACCCCCGGTGACCTCCGATACACACGCATCCTGGACCCCACACGCGGAGAG ATCCTGACGTTCAAGGAAGTGAGCTGGCAGATGATCAGGATTGAAGCGGATGCCATCCAGAACACAGAACATGAGGTCGTCAGCGCACCCATACGCCTCATCACCAACCAGTCAAAGATCAGAGTCACTTTAAAAAGGAGG ATGAAGGACTGTAATGTTATTGCATCAAAGCTGATTCTAATCCTGGATGACCTGCTGTGGGTGCTGACGGACTCTCAGCTCAAGGCCATGGTGCAGTACGCCAAGTCTCTAAGTGAAGCCATGGAGAAATCAGCCGCGCAGAGGAAGAGCATGGCCCCCGACACCACACAG gtaaCACAGGCGCCCCCCTCAGCCCAGCAGGTGCGCACACAGCAGGCTTCAGCCACAGCAGATCAGAGCGCTTCTATGGCACGACTTTTTAACTCCTATGATGTTCGTGAGACCTCACACCACCTTCAAATCACACATCTAGACCTGCATATATGTGACGACACCAACGCCAAGGACAGAG GAATTAATAAGAGATTAGATGGTGGTGCAATGCAGTTGTCCTTCAGCTCTATCAGCGTCGATTATTATCCCTACCACAAAGCCG gtgaAAGCTGTATGCACTGGATGCATTACGGCGAGGCCACAAAGTCTCGTGAGAACTGGGCCCGTTGTCTCCTGGACGAGTTTAAGTCTAATgtggaaatgttaaaaaatgcagtCAGTGGCCAGACCCAGAGCTCCCCTCAGCACG GAAAGATCTCCACCAGCTCCAGCACTTCCTTCTCGCCCCCACCTGCACCGAGAACCCAACTCATGTCCAGCTCAATTGTGCTACGGATGGCAGATTTCAGCATCTATCAG GTGTCTACAGCAGACCAGTCACGCTCAAGTCCTCAAAGCATGATCTCCTGCAATAAAAAGTCCCTCTACCTCCCCCAAGAGATGCCGGCTATCCATGCTGAATTTACAGAATACTACTTCCCAGATGGCAAAGACTATCCTA TCCCTTGTGCCAACCTGTATGTGCAGTTGAACGCTCTACAGCTGGTGCTTGACTCTCGCAGTCTTGTTTGGCTCAATCTATTTGCGCTGGACCTTCGTCAAAGCTTAGAGCAATTTATGGAGCTGTACAAACTCAATGACTCGCAGAAACCTGACGAGCATGTAGATATCAGAGTGGACGGACTCATGCTGAAG CTGGTGATCCCTGCAGACCAGGAAAAGACTCAGCCTGACCAGCCTCGCTCAGTTTCAGTACAGACCTCGGAGATGGTAGCCACTAACACGCGTCACTCTTCCGGGTGTACTCGGTCAAGTCTGGAAGCCCTCCTGCAGGCCTTCCAGGAGCAACCCTTCTTCACGTCCCTCTGTTCCTCTTTTCCATGTTCCCAAAACTCCTCCTCTGTGCTGCATTCTGTCTTCCAGCGGCACGCTCATGAGCAGGACACGCGTGTTCATGATGTGTACCGGGGCCTTGCTCCGCCATCTCTCTCCACCAATGCTCTCAAAACACCAGCAGCCACTGACTTGTGGGCCGTGCATTTTTCCCAGTTCTGGGTGGACTATGAGGGCTCCCGCAGTGGACGAGGTCGCCCGACACCTTGTGTGGACTCCTTTCCTCTGACTCTTTGGGTATGCCACCCTGCCCGATACACTCAGCACCACGAGAGGCTCAGAGCAGGTTCAGGCCTGTTGCCTCGCAGCGAGTCAGCAGAAATAGCCAGTCGTCTGCAGAGAAAGAAGCTTCTAAAGGAGTACTACACCACTGATGCATCTCCCAGCAACATGCCAAGCAATGGCCTCCACAAACCACACTCTCTGGATGGCCTGTTCAGCGACTCCTCTTCATCTCTTTCCATTgcttcctcatcctcttccaACGAAGTAGACTTGCAGATGCTTGTGCACGTTCAGAAGCACCTGAGTGCTCAGGTGAGCCACGGGCAGTATGTGTTCCTGCTCAGACTGCAAAATGCTGTGAAATCTCTGCAGCGCACTTTACAGCAAGATCTGGAGCAGTACGGCTCCAAGCGCCAGGGTCCCACGCAACCCTTCAGCGCCTGCGTGGGTGTGCTCATGAAAAGTGCTGAAGTTGCGCTACTCTTAAAGCCCATTCCCCAACCAGATTCAAACACCAGCCCCCTGGACTCGGACGTATCCCCTTCGGAAAGCAGGGCCACTCTTGAAGCCGGGAGTGAGGCGAGCGAAGGGCACGAGAGGCCCTCGGCTGCAGGAGAGGGTACTCAAAACGTGGATCAACTCCTTTGTGCAGGGACGCATGCCATCAACGCATCTCCTCTCCTTCCTTCCCCATCTCCTGCTCTGAGAAAGGCGTCTGTTGATGAGAGGAATAGCATGGTATCTGGAGGGAGGGTGCCATCCGAGGAGAAGAAGGACTTGAGAGAAACATCTCCCAATGGAGAGGGCCACAGAACTGAAGCCAAAGGGCAGCAGAGTGAAACCTCACAAGGTGGAACCATGGTAGTAGATCACATTTCTGACAATTCCTCCAGGGAATGGAACGACAAGAGTCAGGGAGGCAGGCTACCTCAGTCCATGTCCAG TGGTCGTTTGATGCAGGGCAAATCACAGTCAAGTTTCTCAGTGTCTTATAAGAACATGAAGAAAAGCCCTTCGCTACAGTCTCTGGATGATCTCTCCATAGACAGTTACTCACTAGAGGATTGTGACAGCTACAGCCTACTGGAGAGAG atGACGTATCGATCTCTGGTTTTAAGGAGGTTTTAAATGAGCGGATTTCCACAGAAGGGTCTAATGTGACTCTCGCTCAGGAGGCAGATGAGGCCCAATCACCTGACGCCATCAGCGCTGCCTCGCAGAGCATAGATGAACCCACGAAAGACCTT GTGTCTGTGCTGGTTTTGAAGATTCACTCGGTCTGCTGTTCTCTGGATCTGAAGGGTGATGATACAGCAGTTGCTCTGGAGGTGGGACGGATCCGACCCAACCAGCTCGGCAACGTCAGTTTGCGGCAGTATCTTAGCAACCGCAGCCTGG GTTTAGTGTCTACAGCGTCAGTCACTCAAAGTGGTGAAGGTACTTTAA GCTCTGGGTCAGGGTCGGACCCCAGCGCAGTGTTATTAAATCCAGAGGTGCAGGTGAGGCTTGAAAGCGGCCCGGGAGCTGCGGTTCACTCTCCTCTGGCCGAACAGAATGGCTTCCTCCAGTGCCGACTGCAGGCCTTCAGTGCCGACTTCCTCATGACGTCCCTGCGGAACCTCGCTCTCTTCCTGGAGGATGACTCCGCCTCCCAGGTTCTCCCCATGGAGATCACCATCAAAGATACGCACGTCAATCTCAAG GATGATGGTCCCCGTGACAATGTGTCAGAGCCCGAGGCCACGCCCATCGCCGTTCATATTCATAATCTTCTTATTCATCGCCAAGACGACGGCTCATTCAGCATCGGAGGAG CTGAGCGCGCAGCGGACTCGAAGCTTCAGAAGGCGGGGCCTGTGAATGACAGCAGGCTCAGTTCTGTCCCTGAAGTTCCTGTAGGTGTGGCCTGTGAGCCGAAAGCCACTCAGACTGCACCTCTGTCACCCACAAGCCCCACCCCCTCAAGTAGAGAACAG CTGCTCGTGGAGGAGAATGAATGCTTGAAACTGGAGCTCTCCAAAGCCAAGATGGCGCTAGCGGAAGCCCAGATGGAGAAAGACTCTCTCCAGCATCAAATGAAGACCCTCAAACTCACCGGCGGGGGCAGCAACAGCTAG
- the uhrf1bp1l gene encoding UHRF1-binding protein 1-like isoform X1, translated as MAGLIKKQILKHLSRFAKNLSPDKINLSTLKGEGQLTNLELDEEVLQNMLDLPTWLAINKVFCNKAAIRIPWTKLKTNPITLSLDKVVMEMSTCDEPRPPNGPSPIATASGQSEYGFAEKVVEGISLSINSIVIRISAKAFNASFELSQLQVYSVNTSWTPGDLRYTRILDPTRGEILTFKEVSWQMIRIEADAIQNTEHEVVSAPIRLITNQSKIRVTLKRRMKDCNVIASKLILILDDLLWVLTDSQLKAMVQYAKSLSEAMEKSAAQRKSMAPDTTQVTQAPPSAQQVRTQQASATADQSASMARLFNSYDVRETSHHLQITHLDLHICDDTNAKDRGINKRLDGGAMQLSFSSISVDYYPYHKAGESCMHWMHYGEATKSRENWARCLLDEFKSNVEMLKNAVSGQTQSSPQHGKISTSSSTSFSPPPAPRTQLMSSSIVLRMADFSIYQVSTADQSRSSPQSMISCNKKSLYLPQEMPAIHAEFTEYYFPDGKDYPIPCANLYVQLNALQLVLDSRSLVWLNLFALDLRQSLEQFMELYKLNDSQKPDEHVDIRVDGLMLKLVIPADQEKTQPDQPRSVSVQTSEMVATNTRHSSGCTRSSLEALLQAFQEQPFFTSLCSSFPCSQNSSSVLHSVFQRHAHEQDTRVHDVYRGLAPPSLSTNALKTPAATDLWAVHFSQFWVDYEGSRSGRGRPTPCVDSFPLTLWVCHPARYTQHHERLRAGSGLLPRSESAEIASRLQRKKLLKEYYTTDASPSNMPSNGLHKPHSLDGLFSDSSSSLSIASSSSSNEVDLQMLVHVQKHLSAQVSHGQYVFLLRLQNAVKSLQRTLQQDLEQYGSKRQGPTQPFSACVGVLMKSAEVALLLKPIPQPDSNTSPLDSDVSPSESRATLEAGSEASEGHERPSAAGEGTQNVDQLLCAGTHAINASPLLPSPSPALRKASVDERNSMVSGGRVPSEEKKDLRETSPNGEGHRTEAKGQQSETSQGGTMVVDHISDNSSREWNDKSQGGRLPQSMSRKGSLSVVSDLLTSTHSRSTSLYSMSNIGRLMQGKSQSSFSVSYKNMKKSPSLQSLDDLSIDSYSLEDCDSYSLLERDDVSISGFKEVLNERISTEGSNVTLAQEADEAQSPDAISAASQSIDEPTKDLVSVLVLKIHSVCCSLDLKGDDTAVALEVGRIRPNQLGNVSLRQYLSNRSLGLVSTASVTQSGEGTLSSGSGSDPSAVLLNPEVQVRLESGPGAAVHSPLAEQNGFLQCRLQAFSADFLMTSLRNLALFLEDDSASQVLPMEITIKDTHVNLKDDGPRDNVSEPEATPIAVHIHNLLIHRQDDGSFSIGGGLNLRNARTKRIPPPLSPRTAERAADSKLQKAGPVNDSRLSSVPEVPVGVACEPKATQTAPLSPTSPTPSSREQLLVEENECLKLELSKAKMALAEAQMEKDSLQHQMKTLKLTGGGSNS; from the exons ATCCCATGGACCAAGCTGAAGACTAATCCAATCACTTTG TCTTTGGATAAAGTCGTCATGGAGATGAGCACCTGTGACGAGCCTCGCCCTCCCAACGGCCCATCACCCATTGCAACAGCCTCGGGTCAAAG TGAATATGGTTTTGCGGAGAAGGTCGTGGAGggcatctctctctccattaACTCCATAGTAATTCGCATCAGCGCCAAAGCCTTTAACGCCTCCTTTGAGCTCTCGCAGCTCCAGGTATACAGCGTTAACACCAGCTGGACCCCCGGTGACCTCCGATACACACGCATCCTGGACCCCACACGCGGAGAG ATCCTGACGTTCAAGGAAGTGAGCTGGCAGATGATCAGGATTGAAGCGGATGCCATCCAGAACACAGAACATGAGGTCGTCAGCGCACCCATACGCCTCATCACCAACCAGTCAAAGATCAGAGTCACTTTAAAAAGGAGG ATGAAGGACTGTAATGTTATTGCATCAAAGCTGATTCTAATCCTGGATGACCTGCTGTGGGTGCTGACGGACTCTCAGCTCAAGGCCATGGTGCAGTACGCCAAGTCTCTAAGTGAAGCCATGGAGAAATCAGCCGCGCAGAGGAAGAGCATGGCCCCCGACACCACACAG gtaaCACAGGCGCCCCCCTCAGCCCAGCAGGTGCGCACACAGCAGGCTTCAGCCACAGCAGATCAGAGCGCTTCTATGGCACGACTTTTTAACTCCTATGATGTTCGTGAGACCTCACACCACCTTCAAATCACACATCTAGACCTGCATATATGTGACGACACCAACGCCAAGGACAGAG GAATTAATAAGAGATTAGATGGTGGTGCAATGCAGTTGTCCTTCAGCTCTATCAGCGTCGATTATTATCCCTACCACAAAGCCG gtgaAAGCTGTATGCACTGGATGCATTACGGCGAGGCCACAAAGTCTCGTGAGAACTGGGCCCGTTGTCTCCTGGACGAGTTTAAGTCTAATgtggaaatgttaaaaaatgcagtCAGTGGCCAGACCCAGAGCTCCCCTCAGCACG GAAAGATCTCCACCAGCTCCAGCACTTCCTTCTCGCCCCCACCTGCACCGAGAACCCAACTCATGTCCAGCTCAATTGTGCTACGGATGGCAGATTTCAGCATCTATCAG GTGTCTACAGCAGACCAGTCACGCTCAAGTCCTCAAAGCATGATCTCCTGCAATAAAAAGTCCCTCTACCTCCCCCAAGAGATGCCGGCTATCCATGCTGAATTTACAGAATACTACTTCCCAGATGGCAAAGACTATCCTA TCCCTTGTGCCAACCTGTATGTGCAGTTGAACGCTCTACAGCTGGTGCTTGACTCTCGCAGTCTTGTTTGGCTCAATCTATTTGCGCTGGACCTTCGTCAAAGCTTAGAGCAATTTATGGAGCTGTACAAACTCAATGACTCGCAGAAACCTGACGAGCATGTAGATATCAGAGTGGACGGACTCATGCTGAAG CTGGTGATCCCTGCAGACCAGGAAAAGACTCAGCCTGACCAGCCTCGCTCAGTTTCAGTACAGACCTCGGAGATGGTAGCCACTAACACGCGTCACTCTTCCGGGTGTACTCGGTCAAGTCTGGAAGCCCTCCTGCAGGCCTTCCAGGAGCAACCCTTCTTCACGTCCCTCTGTTCCTCTTTTCCATGTTCCCAAAACTCCTCCTCTGTGCTGCATTCTGTCTTCCAGCGGCACGCTCATGAGCAGGACACGCGTGTTCATGATGTGTACCGGGGCCTTGCTCCGCCATCTCTCTCCACCAATGCTCTCAAAACACCAGCAGCCACTGACTTGTGGGCCGTGCATTTTTCCCAGTTCTGGGTGGACTATGAGGGCTCCCGCAGTGGACGAGGTCGCCCGACACCTTGTGTGGACTCCTTTCCTCTGACTCTTTGGGTATGCCACCCTGCCCGATACACTCAGCACCACGAGAGGCTCAGAGCAGGTTCAGGCCTGTTGCCTCGCAGCGAGTCAGCAGAAATAGCCAGTCGTCTGCAGAGAAAGAAGCTTCTAAAGGAGTACTACACCACTGATGCATCTCCCAGCAACATGCCAAGCAATGGCCTCCACAAACCACACTCTCTGGATGGCCTGTTCAGCGACTCCTCTTCATCTCTTTCCATTgcttcctcatcctcttccaACGAAGTAGACTTGCAGATGCTTGTGCACGTTCAGAAGCACCTGAGTGCTCAGGTGAGCCACGGGCAGTATGTGTTCCTGCTCAGACTGCAAAATGCTGTGAAATCTCTGCAGCGCACTTTACAGCAAGATCTGGAGCAGTACGGCTCCAAGCGCCAGGGTCCCACGCAACCCTTCAGCGCCTGCGTGGGTGTGCTCATGAAAAGTGCTGAAGTTGCGCTACTCTTAAAGCCCATTCCCCAACCAGATTCAAACACCAGCCCCCTGGACTCGGACGTATCCCCTTCGGAAAGCAGGGCCACTCTTGAAGCCGGGAGTGAGGCGAGCGAAGGGCACGAGAGGCCCTCGGCTGCAGGAGAGGGTACTCAAAACGTGGATCAACTCCTTTGTGCAGGGACGCATGCCATCAACGCATCTCCTCTCCTTCCTTCCCCATCTCCTGCTCTGAGAAAGGCGTCTGTTGATGAGAGGAATAGCATGGTATCTGGAGGGAGGGTGCCATCCGAGGAGAAGAAGGACTTGAGAGAAACATCTCCCAATGGAGAGGGCCACAGAACTGAAGCCAAAGGGCAGCAGAGTGAAACCTCACAAGGTGGAACCATGGTAGTAGATCACATTTCTGACAATTCCTCCAGGGAATGGAACGACAAGAGTCAGGGAGGCAGGCTACCTCAGTCCATGTCCAG GAAAGGCAGTTTATCAGTGGTCTCTGACCTCTTAACTTCCACGCACAGCAGGTCTACCTCCTTATATTCCATGTCCAACAT TGGTCGTTTGATGCAGGGCAAATCACAGTCAAGTTTCTCAGTGTCTTATAAGAACATGAAGAAAAGCCCTTCGCTACAGTCTCTGGATGATCTCTCCATAGACAGTTACTCACTAGAGGATTGTGACAGCTACAGCCTACTGGAGAGAG atGACGTATCGATCTCTGGTTTTAAGGAGGTTTTAAATGAGCGGATTTCCACAGAAGGGTCTAATGTGACTCTCGCTCAGGAGGCAGATGAGGCCCAATCACCTGACGCCATCAGCGCTGCCTCGCAGAGCATAGATGAACCCACGAAAGACCTT GTGTCTGTGCTGGTTTTGAAGATTCACTCGGTCTGCTGTTCTCTGGATCTGAAGGGTGATGATACAGCAGTTGCTCTGGAGGTGGGACGGATCCGACCCAACCAGCTCGGCAACGTCAGTTTGCGGCAGTATCTTAGCAACCGCAGCCTGG GTTTAGTGTCTACAGCGTCAGTCACTCAAAGTGGTGAAGGTACTTTAA GCTCTGGGTCAGGGTCGGACCCCAGCGCAGTGTTATTAAATCCAGAGGTGCAGGTGAGGCTTGAAAGCGGCCCGGGAGCTGCGGTTCACTCTCCTCTGGCCGAACAGAATGGCTTCCTCCAGTGCCGACTGCAGGCCTTCAGTGCCGACTTCCTCATGACGTCCCTGCGGAACCTCGCTCTCTTCCTGGAGGATGACTCCGCCTCCCAGGTTCTCCCCATGGAGATCACCATCAAAGATACGCACGTCAATCTCAAG GATGATGGTCCCCGTGACAATGTGTCAGAGCCCGAGGCCACGCCCATCGCCGTTCATATTCATAATCTTCTTATTCATCGCCAAGACGACGGCTCATTCAGCATCGGAGGAG gACTGAACCTCAGGAATGCACGTACTAAACGCATCCCTCCCCCTCTCTCCCCGCGGACAGCTGAGCGCGCAGCGGACTCGAAGCTTCAGAAGGCGGGGCCTGTGAATGACAGCAGGCTCAGTTCTGTCCCTGAAGTTCCTGTAGGTGTGGCCTGTGAGCCGAAAGCCACTCAGACTGCACCTCTGTCACCCACAAGCCCCACCCCCTCAAGTAGAGAACAG CTGCTCGTGGAGGAGAATGAATGCTTGAAACTGGAGCTCTCCAAAGCCAAGATGGCGCTAGCGGAAGCCCAGATGGAGAAAGACTCTCTCCAGCATCAAATGAAGACCCTCAAACTCACCGGCGGGGGCAGCAACAGCTAG